The Medicago truncatula cultivar Jemalong A17 chromosome 4, MtrunA17r5.0-ANR, whole genome shotgun sequence genome includes a region encoding these proteins:
- the LOC11440651 gene encoding glucan endo-1,3-beta-glucosidase produces MSIIFLLVGILSIGLKFTVVQSVGVCYGVLGNNLPSSQEVVDLYKSNGIDKMRIYFPDEQALQALKGSNIELILDVAKETLSSLTDGNEATNWVQKYVTPYAQDVKIKYITVGNEIKPNDNEAQYIATAMQNIQNAISSANLQGQIKVSTAIDMTLIGTSYPPNDGAFTDQAKQYLQPIIDFLKNNGAPLLANVYPYFAYIGNKQSISLDYALFKQQGNNDVGYQNLFDAQLDSVYAALEKVGGTDVKIVVSESGWPSDGGDSASTDNASTYYQNLINHVKNGTPKRPGAIETYLFAMFDENQKTGAATEQHFGLFNPDKSSKYQTSFN; encoded by the coding sequence TTGTGCAATCCGTAGGAGTTTGCTATGGAGTGCTTGGCAATAATCTACCATCAAGTCAAGAAGTTGTGGACTTATATAAGTCAAATGGCATTGACAAAATGCGTATATACTTCCCAGACGAACAAGCCCTTCAAGCCCTTAAAGGTTCCAACATAGAATTGATCCTTGATGTGGCCAAGGAAACCCTATCTTCTCTTACAGATGGCAATGAAGCTACAAATTGGGTCCAAAAATATGTGACACCATATGCTCAAGATGTAAAAATCAAGTACATCACTGTTGGAAATGAAATTAAACCTAATGACAATGAAGCCCAATACATTGCCACTGCCATGCAAAACATTCAAAATGCAATTTCATCAGCAAATTTACAAGGCCAAATCAAGGTCTCAACAGCAATTGACATGACTTTGATTGGTACTTCATATCCACCCAATGATGGTGCTTTCACTGACCAAGCAAAGCAATATTTACAGCCAATAATAGACTTCCTAAAGAACAATGGAGCACCACTTCTTGCCAATGTGTATCCGTACTTCGCTTATATCGGTAATAAGCAAAGCATTTCTCTTGACTATGCTCTTTTTAAACAACAAGGAAACAATGATGTTGGGTACCAAAACCTCTTTGATGCCCAATTAGACTCAGTATATGCTGCTCTTGAGAAAGTTGGGGGTACCGATGTGAAGATAGTTGTGTCCGAGAGTGGATGGCCATCTGATGGTGGAGATAGTGCCTCAACTGATAATGCTTCCACATATTATCAAAATTTGATCAATCACGTCAAGAATGGGACTCCTAAGAGACCCGGAGCAATTGAGACATACTTGTTTGCCATGTTTGATGAAAATCAGAAGACTGGTGCAGCAACTGAACAACATTTTGGTCTCTTTAATCCTGACAAATCATCTAAATATCAAACAAGTTTCAATTGa
- the LOC11438141 gene encoding glucan endo-1,3-beta-glucosidase codes for MSIIFLLVGILLSIGLQFTESTNLHFTCSDHISQVSVTFSTIGVCYGVLGNNLPSKQEVVDLYKSKGIGKMRIYYPDQEVLQALRGSNIELILGVTKETLSSLTDAGEATNWVQKYVTPYAQDVKIKYITVGNEIKPNDNEAQYIATAMQNIQNAISSANLQGQIKVSTAIDMTLIGNSYPPNAGVFTDQANSYIQPIINFLVKNGAPLLANVYPYFAYIGNKQSISLDYVLFKQQGNNEVGYNNIFDAMLDSVYAALEKVGGSNVKIVVSESGWPSKGGDSASIDNAATYYSNLINHIKNGTPKRPGAAIETYLFAMFDENQKTGATTEQHYGLFNPDKSPKYHVAQSGIELDTTRNITVILNMK; via the exons ATGTCTATCATTTTTCTGCTTGTTGGTATACTTCTATCCATTGGACTACAATTTACAG aATCTACAAATCTCCATTTTACTTGCTCAGACCACATAAGTCAAGTTTCTGTCACCTTTTCTACGATAG GCGTTTGCTATGGAGTGCTTGGCAATAATCTACCATCAAAGCAAGAAGTTGTAGatttatataaatcaaaaggCATTGGCAAAATGCGTATATACTACCCAGATCAAGAAGTCCTACAAGCCCTTAGAGGTTCTAACATTGAATTGATCCTTGGTGTGACCAAGGAAACCCTTTCCTCTCTTACAGATGCCGGTGAAGCTACAAATTGGGTCCAAAAGTATGTGACACCCTATGCTCAAGATGTAAAAATCAAGTACATCACTGTTGGAAATGAAATTAAACCTAATGACAATGAAGCCCAATACATTGCCACTGCCATGCAGAACATTCAAAATGCAATTTCATCTGCAAATTTACAAGGCCAAATCAAGGTCTCAACAGCAATTGACATGACTTTGATTGGTAATTCATATCCACCCAATGCTGGAGTTTTCACTGATCAAGCAAATTCTTATATACAACCAATAATTAACTTCCTGGTGAAGAATGGAGCACCACTTCTTGCCAATGTGTATCCGTACTTCGCTTATATTGGTAATAAACAAAGCATTTCTCTTGACTATGTTCTTTTTAAACAACAAGGAAACAATGAAGTTGGGTACAACAACATCTTTGATGCCATGTTAGATTCAGTATACGCTGCTCTTGAGAAAGTTGGAGGTTCCAATGTGAAGATAGTTGTGTCCGAGAGTGGATGGCCGTCTAAAGGAGGAGATAGTGCCTCAATTGACAATGCTGCCACATATTATTCTAATTTGATCAATCACATCAAGAATGGTACTCCTAAGAGGCCCGGTGCTGCTATTGAAACTTATTTGTTTGCCATGTTTGATGAAAATCAGAAGACTGGTGCAACAACTGAACAACACTATGGTCTCTTTAATCCTGACAAATCACCTAAATACCATGTGGCACAGTCGGGTATCGAGTTGGATACAACAAGGAACATTACTGTCATCTTAAATATGAAATAG